The Dokdonia donghaensis DSW-1 DNA window AGGCATTTAGAGCGGGAGACCAGGTTCGAACTGGCGACATTCAGCTTGGAAGGCTGACGCTCTACCAACTGAGCTACTCCCGCATTTATAAACCCACTCTATATTATAATACAGAGTGAGATTAAAGGTGTGGGGAGAGCAGGATTCGAACCTGCGAAGTTAAAAACAACTGAGTTACAGTCAGTCCTCGTTGGCCGCTTGAGTATCTCCCCTATTTGTTATCAAATTTCAGTGCGCAAAACTAAGCAAATCTTTTTGATAATAAAACAATATTTTAAAGAACTTTTTAACTTTATTTTTAAGTTAAAAAAAGAGCCGATGGAGGGACTCGAACCCACGACCTGCTGATTACAAATCAGCTGCTCTAGCCAGCTGAGCTACATCGGCTTTTTACTCACTCATACTTTCCAAAAGAAGCATAAAAAAGTCCGCTATTTCTAACGGACTGCAAATGTAGGTAATTTTTATCCCTACCCAAACTTTTTTTGAAAAAAAATTACATCACACGTGATCTTATTTTTTCTTTACGTTTTAAAAGTATTCTTTCCATAGACTGAACACACACATCTGTAGCCTCTTCGAAAGATTTTGCCATCTTTTTAACTATAAATTCATCGCCAGGCACACTTACTAATAATTCTACAATTTTATTATTTGGCCTTTCGTTAGGCTCTAGTTTTAGATAAACATCGGTATGAATAATCTTATCATAAAAATGTTCCAATTTTCCGACTTTCTTCTTTATAAAATTTGTGAGTTTGACATCTGCATCAAACTTTGGAGCTTCTACAGTTACTTTCATAAGAATATGGTTTAATTGGTTACACACAAAACACTCTCGTAGTGTTTCACATATTAAACGTTGTTCTTCTATTTTTTAGTGCGAGGATGGGCTTTTGAGTATACATCTTTAAGAGCCTTTATACTATTATGTGTATAAACCTGTGTAGAGGCTAGACTCGCGTGACCCAAAAGCTCTTTTACAACGTTTAAATCTGCTCCTTGATTGAGAAGGTGAGTCGCAAAAGAATGTCTTAATATATGCGGGCTCGTCTTAAACTTATCTGAAGCCTCACTAAAGTAACGATTTATAACTCTGTAAACAAGGGTGCTATACACTTTTAACCCTTTTAAAGTAACAAGTAAAGGTTCATTATTACCAGACTGAGCCACCTGCACTCGCTCAACCATATATCTCTTTAGGGTTGTTATTACTCCCGGTAGCAATGGTATAAAACGTTCTTTATCTCTTTTACCTTTTACTTTAAGTATTTTTTGAGAAAAGTCTACACTGCCTATAGTTAGATCAATAAGCTCTGCCCTCCTCATCCCAGTACCATATAACAATTCTACTATAAGAAGATCGCGTAGTGAAATAAAGTCTTGAGATTCTCTTAATTCCTTAAGTACAACAACTACTTCTTTTTCGGAAAATGGAATTTGTACTCGTTTTGAAACCTTAAGAGATTTATGTTTTACGAGCGGCGATACTAAAATATCCCCCGTTTTAAGTAAAAACTTATAATATGACTTAAGAGAAGACACCTTTCTATTTACACTTTGACTAGACATTCCCGCATCAACCAGCGATATAATCCAGGCTCTTATCTGAGCATAAGCTACCTTAACTGGATCCCTTTCTCCATAATTGTTTTCTAAGAAGACAAAAAAACTTGTAACATCCTTCTCATAAGCAAGCACCGTATGCTTACTATAATTTTTCTCAAGATTGAGATATTCTAAGAATGGTTTAAGTGACATTATAAAAACAATATAAACACACGATCAAATTACAAGCAATAAAAAACCGTTGTACTGTAAAGATACACTTTACAACACAACGGTTATATATGATTGAGAGAGGATGAGTCTCCCTGTTAATCCAGATCACGCTATACGTGACGACGGATTAATAAATATTAGATATTCTCTGCATCTCTCATTCCTTGAATGTATGATGCTTTTTGAATCTCACGTCTTCTTACTACAGAAGGCTTTGTAAACTGCTTGCGCTCTCTAAGATTACGCATAGTCTTTGTGCGATCAAATTTACGCTTAAAACGTTTAAGCGCTCTATCTATATTTTCTCCGTCTTTTACTGGTATAATTAACATAGTGGGACCTCCTTTCTTTAAATTCTTATTCGGTTTTCAGACTGCAAAGATACGCTTAAAAAGCAATCCCGCAACAGTAACCTTTATTTTTTTGAAATTTCTTCAGTTTTAGGCTTGTAAGTCTTCTTATCGATAACCATTTTTGCAATGATTTCTCGTAAGATTTCAGATGTTCCTCCACCTATAGGGCCTAGGCGACTATCACGTAACATACGAGCTAGCGGGTATTCTTCCATATAACCGTAACCTCCTAACATCTGTAAACAATCATAAATTACCTCATCTGCAATTTTTGTTGCTGTAAGCTTAGACATAGTCGCTTCTTTTACCACATACTCGCCATTACCTAGACGATGAGCCACTGTATAATTAAAAGCTTTAGACATCTCCACCTCTGCTGTACGTTCTGCTAGCTTGTGACGTAATGCCTGAAACTTATCGATTGTAACTCCAAAAGCGGTACGCTCTTTCATATAACCTAACGCATACTCTATAGCATACTCGGCTCTAGCGTGAGCATTAACACCCATAATTAAACGTTCTGATGCAAAGTGTTGCATTATGTACCCAAAACCAGCATTTTCCTCCCCCATTAAATTTTCGGCAGGAACTTTTACATTATCAAAAGAAATCTCACCAGTATCTGATGCTCTCCAACCTAGTTTATCAAGTTTTGTTGCATTAATACCAGGCATATCTCTATCTAAAAGGAATATACTCATACCCTTACCTCCTAGCTCTGGTGCCGTCTTTGCAGCAACCACTAGATAGTCTGAGTAAACACCGTTTGTAATAAAGGTTTTTGAGCCATTAATAATATAGTGATCACCTTCTTTTACAGCTGTTGTGCGCATACCCGCAACATCACTCCCCCCAAAAGGTTCTGTAATACACAGACACCCTATTTTATCACCAGCGATACTAGGCGCAAGATATTCAGACTTTATTCTCGTATCTCCCTCTGCATTGAGGTGCGTCATCGCTAGATAAGCGTGCGCCCATATAGCAGCTGCAAATCCTCCACTATTAATCTTCTGTAACTCCTCTAGTAGTATTACAGTATAAAAGAAATCAAGGTTCATCCCTCCGTACTCCTCTGGATAAGCAATCCCGAAGAATCCCATATCTCCAAATTTCTTCCAGATAAAACGTTCTATCTGTCCAGTTTCTTCCCATTTGTCAATATGTGGGACTACTTCTTTTTGAAGAAAATCTTTTAAGCTTTCGCGAAAGAGGTTATGTTCCTCTGTAAAATACATATCTGTCATATTCTTATTTTTATCCCTGCTTACTGAAGATATCGCAGGTAATCATAGCACATTTTAATTTATTTGTAAATATAACGCTATTATGTCATATTTGAAGTCTGTCATACCCTCCAAATCTTTCAATTCTTCTAGTGAGCTAATTCCCTCTCTAAGCGTACGATAGTCTACTATTTCTTTTGCCAAATCAAAATTAAGCAATGGAACGGTAGAAAGGTCTGATGCTGTCGCGGTATTTACGTTTACAAAACGTATTTCCGGTTTGTTTTTTACCGTATAATGATTAAGCACAAGTCTCTTTATAGATTTATCTACACCATAGACACTGTAAATCTGAAAATCTACTTGATAACCTCCCACCTTATCACGGTGTCGTATAATAGCAGTAGCAGCATTTTCATCTACACCCTCTATTGCGAGTAGATCTTCATAAGTTATGCTATTGAGCATTCCTTTCTCTTCGGCCGTTTTCCACTTCTTCTTATAATTGTTTTTCTTTTGTGGAGTTTTACGTTGCTCCAGCAACCATTTTGGCCATTTAAAATAGGGAGATATTTGTGCCAGTAGTGAGTCTGATACTTTTGAGACTTGCTGAAACTCTGCTGTGGAGTTAAACCATTTTCCGCTTTCGCGAAAGCGTACTACCCTATCTATCTGTTCTGTACTCATCCCGAGTTTATACCCATTATAATCTGTGAGTAATGTAGGGTTAAAAGGATAAATTTTAGGCTTTCTTCTTTCTAGCTCAATTGCTTTAAGCGAGTCTATTTCTTTTTGAAAAGCGAGGACACGAGCATCTTCTTGCGGTTGCGCAGCGGGTGAATCTTTAAGACTTTTACTAACCGCAATAACACCTAGACACGCAAGACAAAGTATGGCAAAAAACAAAATCCCATTTCGCTTACGTCTGTCGTAAACAAAATGGGATTTAAATAGTTTCATCTTATGTGATCTTAGTCTATAGCTTGCTCCTTAAGCCTTATAGCATCAAGGTATCTTTTAAGCTGCTTTTTCACTACTGGGAATAAGAAGAAAAGACCTACCATATTAGGGAATACCATTGCAAATATCATTGCGTCTGAGAATGCCCAGATTGAATTCATACTTGCAGAAGCTCCTACCACTACAAAGGTTAAGAATAATATTTTATATACAAGATCTGCTACTTTACCACGCCCGAAAAGGAATTTCCAAGACTGTAACCCGTAGTAAGACCAAGAGATCATAGTTGATACTGCAAATAGTACAACTGCTATCGTTAAGAACACGTTAGAGTAAGGAATGTACTCTGCAAATGCCTTTGATGTAATACCTGCTCCCTCAAAAGATTCCCCACCTATTAATACTGCTCCTGTACCGTCTCCTCCATACTCAAAGAATCCTCCGAAATTGAAGATTATGATTACTAAGGCTGTCATAGAACAGATAAGTACTGTATCAATAAAAGGCTCTAATAATGCAACTAACCCCTCACTTGCAGAATATTTTGTGCGTACTGCAGAGTGCGCAATAGATGCAGAACCTGCACCAGCCTCATTTGAAAAGGCAGCTCTTTTAAATCCAACTAGTAGAACTCCTATAAAACCTCCTACTCCAATTGCTGTAGGAGTAAAAGCTTCTTGCACTATAAGTGCTACAGCATCATCTATAAGACTAAAATTACTAAAGATGATATATAAACAAGCAAGAACATACATAACTGCCATAAATGGTACCACCTTCTCAGTTACCTGAGCAATACGTTTTATACCACCTATAATGATAATACCTACTATAATTGCAAGAACAATACCTACTATAAAACCAGAGGCTGCACTTGTCATATTAAACATTTCTTTAAGTACAATGGTTGCCTGGTTAGATTGTGCAGCGTTACCTCCACCAAAAGATCCACCTATACAGAAGATTGCAAAAATTACAGCTGCTACTTTACCTAGTGTTGCAAATCCTCTTGCTTTAAGCCCCTTAGTAAGGTAATACATAGGCCCTCCGTATACGGTACCATCTTCACCTACATCTCTGTATTGTACTCCTAGAGTACACTCTACAAATTTTGTAGACATCCCTAATAAACCACAAACTATCATCCAGAATGTTGCACCTGGTCCTCCTAATGCGATTGCTAGCGCAACCCCCGCAATGTTACCATTACCTACGGTACCAGAAACTGCTGTTGCCAGTGCTTGAAAGTGAGAAACTTCACCATCTGAACTTTCATCACGTATTGTGTCTACAATGTCACCATCTACAGCGAGGTTGTCATCTATTTTTTCAATATGATCTTCAATGTCTACTTTAGTAAGATCTTGCCCTTGAGCGATACCATCTTCTCCATAAAGCTCTGTAGCCCCGTGTTTTTCAATATCTTCATATTTACCACGTACCGTCTGGATAGCTCTCCAGAAATATCTAATGTTTGGAAAACCAAAGTAAATTGTAAAAAATGCAGCACTTGCTACAAGTAATATAAGTACAAATGGAGTACCTGCTACTTCAAAAAATACGATAGCAGAAAAGAAATCTGAAACAGGCTGGAATGCTTGATCAATTTTTTGATCAATTCCTACTTCTTGGTTGTTTTGTGCAAATGAAATTAATGGAATAAATGCTGATAAAATGAATAGAAGATATTTCTTCATCATATGTATGTGTTTGGTTATAATAAAAATTCAGCTAGCAATATCTAAAAAAATGCCCCTTATTCAAAGGAAAGTCTCTTAAAATAGTACACATTTACTAAATACCGAAAGTAGCGTGTAGTTTTTTGATTTGTTCAGGCCTTCCTATAACGATGAGTTTAGATTCTTTCTCTATCCTCATATCTGCCTCAGGGTTAACAATGTACTTACCAGATGGAGATCTATATCCTATAATAGTACACCCAGTTCTGTACCGTAAATTAATTTCTTTAATAGTGGCTTCTTTACCATCTAGACATACTTGACTAAAACCTATTTCCTCAACATTTATACTATCCTCCTCTCCCACTACAGATAAGTTGTCTAAAAATTCAATAAGATCTGGAACAACCACCAGTGATGCCATATGGTCACCACCTATGCGATCTGGCATAATCACATTATCTGCGCCAGCAAGTTTGAGTTTTTTTTGTGAAGTTTCTGCCGTGGCTCTACTTATAATTTTTAATGTACTATTAAGCTGCCTCGCACTTAATACAATAAAGAGATTATCTGCATCTTCAGGCAATGCACATAATAATGCAGATGCACGGTCTATACCTGCTTTTTCAAGAATTTCATCTTCATTTGCATTACCATTTACAAAATGAATATTCTTATCAGATTCATATTTTTCAATAATATCTGTGTCCATTTCAATCACAACAAACTGCTTGTTGTATGCCATTAATTTTTGAACAGCTTCTTGACCATTACGACCATAACCACATACTATAATGTGATCATTCATTTTATCTATTTCCTGTTGCACCTTTCTATGTATTAAATCATTGTAAGAACTTCTGCTCAATATATACTCAGAGATTACGGTAATAGCAAAACCTACAATTACTACACTAAGTAATATAAGTATTATAGTAAAAATCTTTGCCTCTGGAGTGAGTGGCACCACCTCTCCAAAACCTACCGTGGTAATGGTTATAACCGTCATATACATAGCGTCTACCCAGCTATAGTCTGCAATAAACTTATATCCTAATACACCTATAGTTAAGGTAATTACAAGAAGTATAACGGCTAGATAAATCTTATGTTTAAATAGAGAGAATAGTCTCATAGATCAAAAACAGAGGTTCGTTTTGTATAAATGAGATCCTTTAATTTAAGCCAGAAGGCTACGGTTAGGTACAATGCAAAACCTGCTCCCAGCGTTGCAAACGATACGTAAATAAAAAAAAGACGTACATTCTTTGCTCGCATACCTAACCTATCTGCAAGCCTCGATGACACGTAAAAGCCACGTTTTTCAAAATAGTGTCGTATGTTGTAAACAAATTTTAGCATCGTTGTACTTAAAAAAACTATTGTAACTAAAAGTGGTTGTGGAGGCGATGCTTTTTGTTACGCTTTCGCGAAAGCGTAATTATACACCTCACGCTAAAAGAGCCTAGTTTGCGACCTCGCTCATAAATTTAATTCTATACAGACGAAGCTCCTCATCTTCATATTCTCCATCAAACTCTTCCATAGCTACATCTATCTTATCTGTCTCTGCCTCCATAAAATAATCGTGTAACTCTTCTTGTTGATCTTCATCAAGAATGTCATTAATCCAGTAGTCTATATTGAGTCTGGTACCACTAAAAACTATGGCTTCCATCTCTTTAATAAAATCTGGCATTTCCTTACCCTTTGCAGAAGCAAGATCATCTAGCGGCAGTTTACGATCTACATTTTGTATAATATAAAGTTTAAGACCACTGTTTGCCCCTGTACTTTTAACAACAAGATCATCTGGACGGAGAATATCATTTTCCTCCACATAAGTCTGTATGAGCTTTACAAAATCTTTTCCATACTTTTTTGCCTTTCCATCGCCTACTCCGTGTACGTTACCAAGCTCTTGAATGGTAATAGGGTACTTTATAGCCATATCTTGCAATGATGGGTCTTGAAAAACTACAAATGGAGGTACATCGAGCTTTTTTGCAACCTTTTTGCGCAAGTCACGTAGCATTTCCATCAGTTTTTTATCTGCGCCTCCAGCTTTTTGGGCAGAGATAATTGTATTG harbors:
- a CDS encoding tyrosine-type recombinase/integrase; translation: MSLKPFLEYLNLEKNYSKHTVLAYEKDVTSFFVFLENNYGERDPVKVAYAQIRAWIISLVDAGMSSQSVNRKVSSLKSYYKFLLKTGDILVSPLVKHKSLKVSKRVQIPFSEKEVVVVLKELRESQDFISLRDLLIVELLYGTGMRRAELIDLTIGSVDFSQKILKVKGKRDKERFIPLLPGVITTLKRYMVERVQVAQSGNNEPLLVTLKGLKVYSTLVYRVINRYFSEASDKFKTSPHILRHSFATHLLNQGADLNVVKELLGHASLASTQVYTHNSIKALKDVYSKAHPRTKK
- a CDS encoding alanine/glycine:cation symporter family protein encodes the protein MKKYLLFILSAFIPLISFAQNNQEVGIDQKIDQAFQPVSDFFSAIVFFEVAGTPFVLILLVASAAFFTIYFGFPNIRYFWRAIQTVRGKYEDIEKHGATELYGEDGIAQGQDLTKVDIEDHIEKIDDNLAVDGDIVDTIRDESSDGEVSHFQALATAVSGTVGNGNIAGVALAIALGGPGATFWMIVCGLLGMSTKFVECTLGVQYRDVGEDGTVYGGPMYYLTKGLKARGFATLGKVAAVIFAIFCIGGSFGGGNAAQSNQATIVLKEMFNMTSAASGFIVGIVLAIIVGIIIIGGIKRIAQVTEKVVPFMAVMYVLACLYIIFSNFSLIDDAVALIVQEAFTPTAIGVGGFIGVLLVGFKRAAFSNEAGAGSASIAHSAVRTKYSASEGLVALLEPFIDTVLICSMTALVIIIFNFGGFFEYGGDGTGAVLIGGESFEGAGITSKAFAEYIPYSNVFLTIAVVLFAVSTMISWSYYGLQSWKFLFGRGKVADLVYKILFLTFVVVGASASMNSIWAFSDAMIFAMVFPNMVGLFFLFPVVKKQLKRYLDAIRLKEQAID
- a CDS encoding potassium channel family protein translates to MRLFSLFKHKIYLAVILLVITLTIGVLGYKFIADYSWVDAMYMTVITITTVGFGEVVPLTPEAKIFTIILILLSVVIVGFAITVISEYILSRSSYNDLIHRKVQQEIDKMNDHIIVCGYGRNGQEAVQKLMAYNKQFVVIEMDTDIIEKYESDKNIHFVNGNANEDEILEKAGIDRASALLCALPEDADNLFIVLSARQLNSTLKIISRATAETSQKKLKLAGADNVIMPDRIGGDHMASLVVVPDLIEFLDNLSVVGEEDSINVEEIGFSQVCLDGKEATIKEINLRYRTGCTIIGYRSPSGKYIVNPEADMRIEKESKLIVIGRPEQIKKLHATFGI
- a CDS encoding helix-hairpin-helix domain-containing protein — protein: MKLFKSHFVYDRRKRNGILFFAILCLACLGVIAVSKSLKDSPAAQPQEDARVLAFQKEIDSLKAIELERRKPKIYPFNPTLLTDYNGYKLGMSTEQIDRVVRFRESGKWFNSTAEFQQVSKVSDSLLAQISPYFKWPKWLLEQRKTPQKKNNYKKKWKTAEEKGMLNSITYEDLLAIEGVDENAATAIIRHRDKVGGYQVDFQIYSVYGVDKSIKRLVLNHYTVKNKPEIRFVNVNTATASDLSTVPLLNFDLAKEIVDYRTLREGISSLEELKDLEGMTDFKYDIIALYLQIN
- a CDS encoding acyl-CoA dehydrogenase family protein, which gives rise to MTDMYFTEEHNLFRESLKDFLQKEVVPHIDKWEETGQIERFIWKKFGDMGFFGIAYPEEYGGMNLDFFYTVILLEELQKINSGGFAAAIWAHAYLAMTHLNAEGDTRIKSEYLAPSIAGDKIGCLCITEPFGGSDVAGMRTTAVKEGDHYIINGSKTFITNGVYSDYLVVAAKTAPELGGKGMSIFLLDRDMPGINATKLDKLGWRASDTGEISFDNVKVPAENLMGEENAGFGYIMQHFASERLIMGVNAHARAEYAIEYALGYMKERTAFGVTIDKFQALRHKLAERTAEVEMSKAFNYTVAHRLGNGEYVVKEATMSKLTATKIADEVIYDCLQMLGGYGYMEEYPLARMLRDSRLGPIGGGTSEILREIIAKMVIDKKTYKPKTEEISKK
- a CDS encoding HPF/RaiA family ribosome-associated protein, giving the protein MKVTVEAPKFDADVKLTNFIKKKVGKLEHFYDKIIHTDVYLKLEPNERPNNKIVELLVSVPGDEFIVKKMAKSFEEATDVCVQSMERILLKRKEKIRSRVM
- the rpsU gene encoding 30S ribosomal protein S21, producing the protein MLIIPVKDGENIDRALKRFKRKFDRTKTMRNLRERKQFTKPSVVRRREIQKASYIQGMRDAENI